From the genome of Metabacillus dongyingensis:
AAAGGGAAATTACCCAAGACGGCACGCCCATACGTGTTCGATTCAGGAACGATCGGCGATTACCATAATGTCGCGATTCCATACAATGCCGAACATAAAGCAGCTGCCATGGTAGTTGCCAATCTAATTCTTGATCCAAAATTGCAATACGAAAAAGCTGATCCGACGAAAGGCTGGGGAGACGGCATTGGAATCGATCCTTCGAGATTGGATGGGGAATACAAAAAGCTTTTCGACGAGCTTAAGTCTAAAACCGGCGAAACAGCCGTACCTGCGGACGAGCTGTTAAAGCACAAGCTCCCCGACATACAGTCTGCTTATACACCGGCTTTGGAAGAAGGTTGGAAGAATCATGTTTTATTCCAAAAGTAAACCTATAAGGCTGCTAATTACGGCCGGTATGCTCTTTCCTGCCCTTTTTATTGTGGGCGGATCGTTTATCGCAGGGCTTATCATTTGTGGTATTCAAAGCCTGGATTTCTTCCCTCTAATCGGGAAAAGAACATTATCATTGCATGCATATATAGGAATATTTCAATCTGTCGTATTTTATCGTTCACTCATTTTTTCGTTGGGGATATCCTTGGTTGCAACAGTTCTTGCGGCTTTGATTGCGGTTATTCTTGCCCTCTGGCTGCGGAAATATGTTAGGAAAGGTGGATGGCTTTATTTCTTGTTGCAATTCAATCTGCCGGTCCCGCATGTTGTAGGAGCAATTGCCATATTGATTCTCTTTGGACAAAGTGGATTGATTTCTCGTTTAGTTTACTGGGCAGGATTCATTCAGCAGCCTTCCCAGTTTCCGATTTGGGTTACCGATCAGTTTGGTACTGGAATTGTGCTGGAATATATTTGGAAGGAAGTTCCATTTATTGCGGTATCCATACTTAGTATTTTAAAGTCCTGGACGGTTCCTTATGAAAAGCAGCTGCAACTGCTCGGAGCAAACCGATGGCAAAGATGGAGGTTCGTCACGTTTCCTTTCATGCTGCCTGCATTGCTGTCTTCATCGATTATCGTGTTTGCCTATACGTTCGGATCGTTCGAAGTTCCCTACATATTAGGTTCAGTGAGTATGCCTACACTGCCAATACTGGCTTATCAAGCCTATCTCAATCCGGATCTTACATATCGGCCGGAGGCTATGGCCATCAATACGATCATTACGATAATAAGCATGATTCTAATTATTTTATATATAAAATGGGGGGGAGGCTATGCAGCGAAACGGCAATAAATTAAAAAAAGGCTACGCAGTAATGCTTGCCCTTTTTATAATGTTCATTTTTCTCCCTTTTCTACTTCTTCCGGTTTGGTCATTCACGGAGCATTGGAGATTCCCCAACCTACTTCCGATTCCTTCATTGCGAACTTGGCATTATGTAATTTCAGCGCACTCGCAAGTGAAGGCTGCTCTTTTAAACAGTTTGGGTTTGGCTCTAGCTGTTGGTTTGCTGTCTCAAGTGGCTGCATATCCGGCCGCTCGTGCATTGGGGCTTTACGTAAAAAGATGGAATAAAACGATTCGGTTTGTGCTTATAGCTCCCCTATTGCTCCCCGGCATTTCCATTGCGATAGGCGTTCATGTTTTGTTCCTTCATTTAGGCTTATCTGATAGATGGATTGGGGTGCTGTTGTCACACTTGATTCCGGCTATTCCTTACTCAATTTATTTGTTGTACGCATTTTATGCCGGATACGATATCGGATACGAAAAGCAGGTTCGTTTACTCGGTGCGAGCAGATTGCAAACGTTCAGGCTGGTCGAGCTGCCGCTGCTGCGTTCGGTTTTAACGCTCAGCTTCTTGTTTGGCTTTTTAATATCTTGGAGCCAATATCTCTTTACCGTTTTTATTGGAGGCGGCAATTTAATTACGCTCCCGATGTTGCTATTTAGTACGCTAACGAGCGGCGACTATTCGCTTATTGGTGCCTTATGCACGGTGTTTGTCCTGCCTGCGCTCGTCATTGTCATTTTCAGCTCTATCGAAGTGAAGAGGGATTTCTACAAAGGGAAGGAGGCGAATGATCCAAATGTCTGATCCATTTATTCAGATTACCGATGTTTCATTCCAATACGAACAAAAAAAGCCCTTTTCTCTGGCCAAGCAATCTTTTGCCCTTGAGAAAGGAAAGCTGCTTATGATACTAGGACCGTCAGGCAGTGGAAAATCAACGCTGCTTCAGATTATTGCCGGTATATTAAGCCCGAACCAGGGAAGTATCCTAATGGAAGGGAAACCGATTCAACATCTTCCTCCAGAAAAAAGGAATCTGTCCATGATTTTTCAGAAACCGTATTTACTTCCTTTTCTAGGGGTCGGAGCGAATGTGGAGATTGGACTTAAACTAAAAGGTTTACCTTCCCGGGAGCGCAAAATGAAAACCGAACAAATTCTGAATGAAGTCGGTTTGAAGGGATTTTATAACCGTCCGTTATCTTCCCTTTCCGGCGGACAAGAACAGCGTGTGGCGTTAGCAAGATCGCTTGTCATCGAGCCGCAACTTTTGTTGCTGGACGAACCCTTCAGTCAGCTGGATCCTTTGCTTCGCAAACAAATGGGGCGCTGGCTAAGCGATATGAAGAGAACGTGGGATATTCCGATGATTATGGTCACACATGATCGGGAAGAAGCCTTGACACTGGGAGATCAGTTCTTAATTCTCAGAGAAGGTATCGCACAGCAGTCGGGGACACTTGAAAACATCTATTACGAGCCAGCCAACAAATGGGTAGCGAATTTCATGGGAGTTGACAATGTTGTGGACGGAATGAAAAGCGGAACAAAGGTGACAACGTTTATGGGTGATCTAGAGATCCATCCAAATTGTGCAAACGTGCGGGATGGTCCGGTTCGTATTGCTCTTCGATCGGAATGGCTCCAACTGGACTCAACATCACCGATTAAAGCCACGATAGAGGGCAGTGCTTTTCGTGGAGAATATACAGAAGTGAAGGCCCGTGTAAGCGGAGAAATGGTCGTGATTAAGCAACTTGGCTTTTCCGCTTATGAACGAGGGATGGAAACAGGAATTCGCCTGACAATCCCAAATGTTTGGTGTCTTCAAAAGGAGATGGTGTAACAAGTGCTGGATTCTTATGCGCGCCATACCGTTCAACCAGTAATTGATAAAGGCGCAAAAATATTCCAATCTTTCAGTTTATCTGCCAATACGATTTCTTGGATCGCTATGTTGTTGGGGGTAGGAAGCGGGATTTTATTTATTCTGGGGTTTCCCATAGCCTCCGTTTTAACCCTTTGGATATCAGGATATCTAGATGCTGTGGACGGCACGCTTGCCAGAATGACAAAGCCCTCTAAATGGGGAAATATTTTGGATGTCACGTTCGATCGGGTCGTTGAAGGGACAATGATTATTGCGCTTTTATTCGTCCATCCTGACGCTTATTTGCCGATTGTTCTAGATTTAGCAGCCATTCTTATTACGGTTACAGCGTTTCTCGTAACGGGCAATGTTATTACCAATATAGGAGAAAAAGGGTTCCATTATAACCCTGGGATCTTGGAACGTACGGAAGCGTTTCTGTTTTTTTCTTTGATGATGCTATTTCCAGGTGCGCTCTATGAGTTGGCATGGCTATTTTTTGTGCTCCTCCTTATCACCATAATTAAGCATCTTAGAGATGTGTATGTGTGGCTTCAAAATAACTATGTGGATTAAATATGAGAACGATCAGTAAGAAATAATACTTTACCGAACGTTCTCATTATGTTTGCGAACTTAGTGAATTATTCTTACAATATTTTCAAGCTTTCATTTATTGAAGTAGATGTAATTGGTAAAAGGTTAGACTCCTAATTACAGATCTAAGGATTGCTACTTTTAGTGAACAAGAGAATTCTAAGATGGTAAGGAACATCTCAGAAAAAAATATTTTTTCCGCGAAAGGATATTACTTGCTAAAACTTCTTTTCTGCGGCTAAACAGAAATTCTCTCTACTATGCTGCCAATAAGTGCCGAGAAGTTACTTGATTAGCACCTGCCTCCGTTTTTATTTATGTGACCAATTAGATACAGGTGGTTCATTAAACCAATTTTTCCTAATTAATAACTTCAGCCCTTTCTCTGAGTAGTCTTCAACCATCTTGATTAGTTCCTTTAAAGATTCTATATGATCCTTTTTATAACTGGATACCACTGCATTTTGTAGATTGCTTATACCTACTGGATTGAGGAACATTATTAAGTTTGCCATTAATTTATCTGAAAAAGGTGATTCCTGTACTTTATTAACGTGAGCCTCTAGTCCGGTTGTAGTTGGAATTCCATTTTCTCTATAGATATCGGATAAAGAGGCTGATTGATGAAATGCTAACTTTTTCCCTTCTAGTATAAATTTCTTTGTGTCCATATCCTCTGCAACTTCAGAAAAACCGATACATAGAGCAACTCCAACATTGTTACATTGAAGGGAACTGAACATATTTGCCAATTCTACCGCATTAAGTGGCCGTTTCTGAGTTGATGCAACTTTGAATAGTTTCCCATCCCTTTCATCTGCTTTTTTGTAAGAGAAGGAATTATTTTGTAATAAATCTTTATCATTAAGCAATTTTAATAAAGAAAAGTCTATTTGAATTACATCATTGAGTAGTTTTTTATAAAAATTTTTAACTTTATAATCTGTTAATTCAACATATTGAACTGCAAGCGCTCGCAATCCATTACTCGTTATATGCTTTAAGATTTCTATAATTAATTGGTCTGAAAATAGCTTTGTTGTTGAACTATATATATCATCTTCCCTGAAGAACGGTGTATCTTTATAACCTTCTTCAGACAATAATTGAGTTGCCTCTTGTTCTTGATATGTAGAGATTTCATATATTTCATTTAAAATATTCCTTAAATCAGTATCCTCAGAAGTTTCACTAAGATATTTTAATAATAAATTGATCATGTTTGAACTTGATTGTAAGTACCAAAGGAAACCTAATTCATTTACGTTCATTTTTATCCCCCCTAAAGATCCAACTTCTTTATTAAGTTTGTCAATAAAATTCTTGATTATTCATGAATCAGTAATTCTTCCTAAATACACATAGAGTTTCCGTGTAAAGGATTGAACCTTCAGTACAATATTTTATTCTTTTAATTTCCACTTCTCAAACATAGTATTAAGCTTAATGTAAAACCAGTGAATTAGGAGGTACGTATAAATAACTATCATCTTCTCGAGATTGAGTTTGATTATAATGGACAAAAACAGATAGTCACACCAATTCTTCTTCAAGATGAGAGAGATATAATTCTCATCGACTGTTGGTTCTGCGATATGAGAGTGAATTCAATAGAATGATAAAAAGAGTCCCATGACTTTCGCATGAGCACATTTAAAAAGAATGGAAGAGATGAGTGAGTGATTGATATTGAAACATTATGACTTTTCTGAAAAAATGCGAAGAGTTTTTTGTATTGAATAATAATTAGATTTTCAGAATTTAAATGAATTTAAATTGGTAAAGCCTTTAGATAGCAATGTTTAACGAAGGTATTATAAAATAATTAATAGTTTTAAATTATTAAAAAATATGAATATATTTACTGGGTGATGAAATGAAATTTAAACGTTGGTTTTATCTTTTTTTATTTCTACTTTTTATGATCAATCTCTTCTTTATGCTAATTTACGGAAAAAAAACATTTGAAGCACAGGATCCGGTAAAACCACCTCATCGATATGACTATCATTTCGCTTTAATATCGGAAGAAATAGACAATGAATACTGGAGGATAATAGAAAAAGGAGCGAGAGATGCAGCTGAAAAATACAACGTTTATTTGGAATATCTAGGCCCTAAACAGGCTGACAACATTGAACAGTTAAAGTTTATGGATAAGACTATTACTGGTAAGGTAGATGGAATCATCATTCAAGGGATTGCTCATTCGTATTTTTACCAGCTCACAAACAAAGCATTTGAACGGGGGATAGAGATTGTGACTGTTGATACGGATGTCGCTGACAGTGAGCGGAAGGCATTTGTCGGTTCAGATAATTATATGGCAGGAGTACAGGCAGGGAGCGCTATGATCGACGACACAAAGGGAGATCAATATGTTGGAATTGTAACCGGAAGATTGGATGCTTTGAACCAACAGCTTCGTATAAAAGGGTTCAAGGATGCAATTAAAAAGGAAAACCGTATAAAACTGGTTGATATTGAAGTATCCAATATTACAAAGAGCGGAGCACTTCAAGCTACATATGATTTATTGAAGAAGCACCCTCATATAAATGCTTTTTATGGGACTAGTGCTCTTGATGGTTCTGGGATTGCCCAAGTGGTCAATCAGTTTAAATTAAAGCAGAGGACGTATATTATTGGTTTTGATATTTTGCCGCAAACACTTCATCTATTGGAAGAAGGCTCTATAGATGCATCAGTTGTCCAATACCCATATGAAATGGGATATCAATCAGTTGAAGCATTGCTTCAGTTAAAAACTGGAGATGAAAGTAAAACACTACATCATACCCTGACTCGGGTAATCCATCGTAACGACATTCAAGACTTCTATGAGAAGGGAACTGTATATGAAAACCATACGAAGTAAGCTGCTCCTTTCATTTTTTGCCTTTGTTGTTTTATTTAATGTAGTGTCTGTTTCTATTTATTTTAGCAGTCGAACTTTCTTGTTAGAGTATGATGCAAGTTTCGAACGTTTTTTATTAATGAATCAAATTTCGCAAAATTCAAATCTTCTATATGAAAAAACCAATGCTTATGTGGTTGAGAAAAATCAAACTTCCATTCAGGAGTTTCATAAGGTGCGCCATTTATTAGAAAATAGCATAATAGAACTGGAGACGAATAAAAATAGCCTAGACCCCATCCAACTCCAGAAATATATCAATACCATCAAGAATTTTGTATTAGAATGTGAGATGACGGTCGGATTTGTCATTCGTGATGACATTGTCCAATATACGAAACATCTGAGAGAAGCACGAAAGACTTCAACTTATTTACAAGAGACGACTATGTCTCTAATTGATTTAGAGTTAACAGACTATCAATCTTTCTTTGCAGGAATGGAACAGCGAAATGAATCATTCAAGTGGTTTACCTTTTTTCTGTTTAATACTACGGTCTTACTGGCCATTTCTTTTGCAATATGGTTTTCAAAGGGCATTAACCGTCCGATTCAAAGCCTATCTAGAGCAGCCAATGAAATATCTGCTGGAAAGTTTGATGGTCAACCCGTTCACATTGAATCCAATGATGAGTTAAAGCTCCTCGGAAATACGTTTAATACAATGCGTGACAATATCCGTCAGCACATCATTGAAATGGAAGAGAAATCAGAGCTTGACAGGTTGTTTAAAGAATTGGAACTAAAGCATCTGCAAAATCAGATTAATCCCCACTTTCTATTTAATACATTGAATACGGTTTCAAGGATGGCGTATCTCGAAAATGCAGAAGATACATCACATTTGATAGATTCTGTCTCTTCTTTATTACGGTACAGTTTAGGCGATAATAAAAAATCCGTATTGTTAAGGGCAGAGGTAGATGCCGTCACCGACTATTTTCACATCCAGCAAACCCGATTTGGCGATCGGATTACCTTTCATAAGCATGTAGAGGATCATTGTTTAGAGATTGAAATCCCGAGACTGTCCTTACAGCCCCTGGTTGAAAACTCCTTCATTCATGGGGTGGAGGGTAAAGAAGAAGGAGGGGAAATATCCCTTCACGTATATAAAGAGGAACAGAACACAGTTGTAGAGATAAGGGACAATGGCGCAGGGATGTCAGGGGAACAGATTAATTCTTTGTTAACCTTTTCATCCAGTGAATATCAACTTCCGCACGTAGGTCATTCTACAGGTATCGGTCTAATAAATGTGATTCGACGGCTTCAGCTGTTTTATCGATACGACCATGTTATAGAGATCTT
Proteins encoded in this window:
- a CDS encoding ABC transporter permease, with protein sequence MFYSKSKPIRLLITAGMLFPALFIVGGSFIAGLIICGIQSLDFFPLIGKRTLSLHAYIGIFQSVVFYRSLIFSLGISLVATVLAALIAVILALWLRKYVRKGGWLYFLLQFNLPVPHVVGAIAILILFGQSGLISRLVYWAGFIQQPSQFPIWVTDQFGTGIVLEYIWKEVPFIAVSILSILKSWTVPYEKQLQLLGANRWQRWRFVTFPFMLPALLSSSIIVFAYTFGSFEVPYILGSVSMPTLPILAYQAYLNPDLTYRPEAMAINTIITIISMILIILYIKWGGGYAAKRQ
- a CDS encoding ABC transporter permease, producing the protein MQRNGNKLKKGYAVMLALFIMFIFLPFLLLPVWSFTEHWRFPNLLPIPSLRTWHYVISAHSQVKAALLNSLGLALAVGLLSQVAAYPAARALGLYVKRWNKTIRFVLIAPLLLPGISIAIGVHVLFLHLGLSDRWIGVLLSHLIPAIPYSIYLLYAFYAGYDIGYEKQVRLLGASRLQTFRLVELPLLRSVLTLSFLFGFLISWSQYLFTVFIGGGNLITLPMLLFSTLTSGDYSLIGALCTVFVLPALVIVIFSSIEVKRDFYKGKEANDPNV
- a CDS encoding ABC transporter ATP-binding protein yields the protein MSDPFIQITDVSFQYEQKKPFSLAKQSFALEKGKLLMILGPSGSGKSTLLQIIAGILSPNQGSILMEGKPIQHLPPEKRNLSMIFQKPYLLPFLGVGANVEIGLKLKGLPSRERKMKTEQILNEVGLKGFYNRPLSSLSGGQEQRVALARSLVIEPQLLLLDEPFSQLDPLLRKQMGRWLSDMKRTWDIPMIMVTHDREEALTLGDQFLILREGIAQQSGTLENIYYEPANKWVANFMGVDNVVDGMKSGTKVTTFMGDLEIHPNCANVRDGPVRIALRSEWLQLDSTSPIKATIEGSAFRGEYTEVKARVSGEMVVIKQLGFSAYERGMETGIRLTIPNVWCLQKEMV
- a CDS encoding CDP-alcohol phosphatidyltransferase family protein, encoding MLDSYARHTVQPVIDKGAKIFQSFSLSANTISWIAMLLGVGSGILFILGFPIASVLTLWISGYLDAVDGTLARMTKPSKWGNILDVTFDRVVEGTMIIALLFVHPDAYLPIVLDLAAILITVTAFLVTGNVITNIGEKGFHYNPGILERTEAFLFFSLMMLFPGALYELAWLFFVLLLITIIKHLRDVYVWLQNNYVD
- a CDS encoding DUF3231 family protein; translation: MNVNELGFLWYLQSSSNMINLLLKYLSETSEDTDLRNILNEIYEISTYQEQEATQLLSEEGYKDTPFFREDDIYSSTTKLFSDQLIIEILKHITSNGLRALAVQYVELTDYKVKNFYKKLLNDVIQIDFSLLKLLNDKDLLQNNSFSYKKADERDGKLFKVASTQKRPLNAVELANMFSSLQCNNVGVALCIGFSEVAEDMDTKKFILEGKKLAFHQSASLSDIYRENGIPTTTGLEAHVNKVQESPFSDKLMANLIMFLNPVGISNLQNAVVSSYKKDHIESLKELIKMVEDYSEKGLKLLIRKNWFNEPPVSNWSHK
- a CDS encoding sugar-binding protein, giving the protein MKFKRWFYLFLFLLFMINLFFMLIYGKKTFEAQDPVKPPHRYDYHFALISEEIDNEYWRIIEKGARDAAEKYNVYLEYLGPKQADNIEQLKFMDKTITGKVDGIIIQGIAHSYFYQLTNKAFERGIEIVTVDTDVADSERKAFVGSDNYMAGVQAGSAMIDDTKGDQYVGIVTGRLDALNQQLRIKGFKDAIKKENRIKLVDIEVSNITKSGALQATYDLLKKHPHINAFYGTSALDGSGIAQVVNQFKLKQRTYIIGFDILPQTLHLLEEGSIDASVVQYPYEMGYQSVEALLQLKTGDESKTLHHTLTRVIHRNDIQDFYEKGTVYENHTK
- a CDS encoding sensor histidine kinase; this encodes MKTIRSKLLLSFFAFVVLFNVVSVSIYFSSRTFLLEYDASFERFLLMNQISQNSNLLYEKTNAYVVEKNQTSIQEFHKVRHLLENSIIELETNKNSLDPIQLQKYINTIKNFVLECEMTVGFVIRDDIVQYTKHLREARKTSTYLQETTMSLIDLELTDYQSFFAGMEQRNESFKWFTFFLFNTTVLLAISFAIWFSKGINRPIQSLSRAANEISAGKFDGQPVHIESNDELKLLGNTFNTMRDNIRQHIIEMEEKSELDRLFKELELKHLQNQINPHFLFNTLNTVSRMAYLENAEDTSHLIDSVSSLLRYSLGDNKKSVLLRAEVDAVTDYFHIQQTRFGDRITFHKHVEDHCLEIEIPRLSLQPLVENSFIHGVEGKEEGGEISLHVYKEEQNTVVEIRDNGAGMSGEQINSLLTFSSSEYQLPHVGHSTGIGLINVIRRLQLFYRYDHVIEILSAPGKGTSIKLLLPKEGKLYERSDR